The genomic segment GTAAATTAGGAGCAATGGTTTCCCAGGTTGATGCAAAGAAAGCAGCTGCTATGGAGAGTTATGGTAAGAATTTAGGTATTGCTTTTCAGATTATAAATGATTTAAATGATATTGTAGCTGATAAAGAAGAGCTGGGCAAAGAGCCAGGAGATGACCTGCGTCAAGGTACTCTAACTTTGCCGGTTTTATATGCTTTGGATAACTCAATAAAGAAAGAATTTTTAAAGAAAGTTATTATCAGCCGTAATAATTCCCAAGCAGAAATAAAAAAAGCCATCGGTATCTTGAAGAATTCAGGCGCAATAAAACATTCAATTGAGATTAGTCGGGATTATATTAATCAGGCGTTGGATACTTTAACTCTATTTTCTGATTCACCAGCCAAAAATGCTCTGCAATTAATTACTCAAACTGTAATTAATTCTTACAAAGGACTTGAACCATTGGAAACAGGGATTAAGATCAATAATTAAATAATTTATTATTTAGGTTTCAAGATTAAGGGGGCAATAACTATGACTATTGTTGCCATGGGTTTAAATCATAAAACCGCTCCTGTAGAGATACGGGAACAGATTTCTTTTACTTCACAGGAAAAAGAAGATGCTTTAAATATTATTGGCAATCAGAATAAAATTTCAGAAGGGATATTATTAGCTACTTGTAATCGAACAGAAGTCTATGTTATAAGTTCTAATCAAGAAACCGGAATTGAATTTATTCTGGAACTGTTGAGTCAGTTTTCAACTTTAGATCAGAGTGAGTTATCTGAATATTTATATACTTATTCTGATTTGGATGCTGTTACTCATCTTTATAAAGTAGCATCAGGGCTAGATTCTATGGTATTAGGAGAAGAACAGATTTTAGGTCAGATAAAGGAAGCCTTTGAGTTAGCTAAAGATCAGGATACAATAGATACTATTTTACATCATTTATTTACTGAGGCACTGAAAGTAGGAAAAAGAGCACGGAGTGAGACATCTATCAATGATAATGCTGCTTCTGTTAGTTATGCTGCTGTTGAATTGGCCAACAAAATATTTGGTAGTCTAGATAGGAAGCGAGTTTTGATTTTAGGAACGGGAGAAATGAGTAAATTAACTTTAAAGAATTTAGTAGACCACGGTGTTGAAGATATAGTAGTAGCTAACCGCACCTTTTCTAAGGCTCAGAACTTGGCTTTAGAATTTGATGGTCAGGCAATTAGATGGAAAGAAATTGAAGATTGGCTGAATCAGATAGATATAGTTATTAGTTCTACAGCAGCACCGCATTATGTAATTAGATATGATATGATAGAAAAAATCCTCCCGAATAGAGACCATAAACCTTTATTCTTTATTGATATTGCTGTACCACGAGATATAGAACCTGAGATTCATAATTTACCCAATGTTTATGCTTATAATATTGATGATTTAGAATCAGTAGTTAATGCTAACCTCAAAGAGAGAGAGAAAGCTATTAAGTTTGTGAAGCGGATTATTAAACAAGAGGTTACAGCATTTGATAAGTGGCGAAATTCCAGGAATGCAGTTCCAATTATCAAATCTTTACGTAAACAAGCTGAAGAGATTAGACAGGAAGAATTACAGCGGGCTTTTGCTAAATTGGATGATATT from the Acetohalobium arabaticum DSM 5501 genome contains:
- the hemA gene encoding glutamyl-tRNA reductase, which translates into the protein MTIVAMGLNHKTAPVEIREQISFTSQEKEDALNIIGNQNKISEGILLATCNRTEVYVISSNQETGIEFILELLSQFSTLDQSELSEYLYTYSDLDAVTHLYKVASGLDSMVLGEEQILGQIKEAFELAKDQDTIDTILHHLFTEALKVGKRARSETSINDNAASVSYAAVELANKIFGSLDRKRVLILGTGEMSKLTLKNLVDHGVEDIVVANRTFSKAQNLALEFDGQAIRWKEIEDWLNQIDIVISSTAAPHYVIRYDMIEKILPNRDHKPLFFIDIAVPRDIEPEIHNLPNVYAYNIDDLESVVNANLKEREKAIKFVKRIIKQEVTAFDKWRNSRNAVPIIKSLRKQAEEIRQEELQRAFAKLDDIGEEEKNIVKSLTHKIVNKLLHNPTVQVKEFANIEESQLYLEAVSELFCLNSKENEQM